A window from Streptomyces sp. NBC_00335 encodes these proteins:
- a CDS encoding GntR family transcriptional regulator gives MPEQPPYLRIADVLRQRIAEHDWNVGDRLPSRTQIAEECGVGENVVRRAQELLISQGVLEGRAGSGTYVAEPRQRVRVVRSSAREQPGSSPFRADMQALGRQGNWESRTEAKVPAPVEIAARLGIPVGELCVRTVYEFLADGRPVQLSTSWEPYELTAGTLVVLPEGGPHAGVGVVNRMAVIGITVSHAVEQPEPRQATAEEASFLGIQKAALVTHIRRTYYSDQGQPVETADIVIPVALCEIVYEVPISR, from the coding sequence ATGCCTGAGCAGCCGCCTTATCTCCGTATCGCCGACGTACTGCGGCAGCGGATCGCGGAGCATGACTGGAACGTTGGTGACCGGCTCCCCTCGCGGACGCAGATCGCCGAGGAGTGTGGTGTCGGCGAGAACGTGGTGCGCCGGGCGCAGGAGCTCTTGATCTCTCAGGGTGTGCTGGAGGGACGAGCGGGCTCGGGTACGTATGTCGCGGAGCCGCGGCAGCGTGTGCGGGTTGTCCGGTCGTCGGCTCGTGAGCAGCCGGGCAGTTCGCCTTTCCGTGCGGACATGCAGGCCTTGGGTAGGCAGGGCAACTGGGAGAGTCGGACCGAGGCGAAGGTTCCCGCGCCGGTCGAGATCGCCGCGCGTCTCGGGATCCCGGTTGGGGAGCTGTGCGTGCGCACTGTGTACGAGTTCCTTGCCGATGGCAGGCCTGTGCAGCTGTCGACGAGTTGGGAGCCGTACGAGCTCACCGCCGGCACGCTCGTGGTCCTGCCGGAGGGTGGGCCGCACGCCGGCGTTGGTGTTGTGAACCGGATGGCCGTCATTGGGATCACGGTCAGCCACGCCGTAGAGCAGCCGGAGCCGCGGCAGGCGACCGCCGAGGAAGCATCGTTCCTCGGGATTCAGAAGGCCGCTCTGGTCACGCACATTCGGAGGACCTACTACAGCGACCAGGGGCAGCCCGTGGAGACGGCGGACATTGTCATTCCCGTCGCGTTGTGCGAGATCGTCTACGAGGTTCCGATCAGCCGCTAG
- a CDS encoding HD domain-containing protein — MTHSPLTLIEVEALARTAHEGQTDKAGRPYAEHLAAVAEGVRARGGTAEQQAAAWLHDAIEDEALTPAWLESAELPQSVKDMILAVTKRPGEPVEAYTARILATPGALLVKEADLAHNADPARLAVLDAPTRDRLSGKYAYVRSLLGLTTP, encoded by the coding sequence ATGACGCACAGCCCACTCACCCTCATCGAGGTCGAGGCCCTCGCCCGCACCGCGCACGAGGGCCAGACCGACAAGGCCGGCAGGCCGTACGCGGAACACCTCGCCGCCGTCGCCGAGGGCGTCCGCGCCCGCGGCGGCACCGCCGAACAGCAGGCGGCGGCCTGGCTCCACGACGCGATCGAGGACGAAGCCCTCACCCCGGCCTGGCTGGAATCGGCCGAACTGCCCCAGTCCGTCAAGGACATGATCTTGGCCGTCACCAAACGCCCCGGCGAACCGGTCGAGGCGTACACGGCCCGCATCCTCGCCACCCCCGGCGCCCTCCTGGTCAAGGAGGCCGACCTGGCCCACAACGCGGACCCCGCCCGCCTCGCGGTCCTCGACGCCCCCACCCGCGACAGGCTGTCCGGGAAGTACGCCTATGTCCGCTCCCTCCTGGGCCTCACCACCCCCTGA
- a CDS encoding ABC transporter ATP-binding protein, with the protein MGLRRSKRQADQQTQQTQHGHPGQASQAEASHDASASATAPAVELRSVRRQYGRGATAVHALRGIDLSLPRGSFTAVMGPSGSGKSTFLQCAAGLDLPTEGSVRLGGTEITGMNENQLTELRRSRLGFVFQAFNLLPSLTVEQNVLLPMRLAGSRGPTATQGRARAADLLARVGLEGKGRRRPAELSGGQQQRVAIARALVTRPDVVFADEPTGALDTTTAAEVLGLLRDAVDTLGATVVMVTHDPAAAAHADQVLFLADGLITDRLPRSSAATIASRMTALTARASAVSAAPAAPSTAPRYAGAAA; encoded by the coding sequence CAGCACGGGCACCCGGGCCAGGCCAGCCAGGCCGAGGCGTCCCACGACGCCAGCGCCAGCGCCACCGCCCCCGCCGTCGAACTCCGCTCCGTCCGCCGCCAATACGGCCGCGGCGCCACCGCCGTACACGCCCTGCGCGGCATCGACCTCAGCCTCCCCCGCGGCAGCTTCACCGCGGTGATGGGCCCCTCCGGCTCCGGAAAGTCCACCTTCCTCCAGTGCGCCGCCGGGCTGGACCTCCCCACCGAGGGTTCCGTCCGCCTGGGCGGCACCGAGATCACCGGCATGAACGAGAACCAGCTCACCGAACTCCGCCGCAGCCGCCTCGGCTTCGTCTTCCAGGCCTTCAACCTCCTCCCCTCCCTCACCGTCGAGCAGAACGTCCTGCTCCCCATGCGCCTGGCCGGCAGCCGCGGCCCCACCGCCACCCAGGGCCGGGCCCGCGCCGCAGACCTGCTCGCCCGCGTCGGCCTGGAAGGCAAGGGCCGCCGCCGCCCCGCCGAACTCTCCGGCGGCCAGCAGCAGCGCGTGGCCATCGCCCGCGCCCTGGTCACCCGCCCCGACGTGGTCTTCGCCGACGAGCCCACCGGCGCCCTCGACACCACCACCGCCGCCGAGGTCCTCGGCCTGCTCCGCGATGCCGTGGACACCCTCGGCGCCACCGTCGTCATGGTCACCCACGACCCGGCCGCCGCCGCCCACGCCGACCAGGTGCTCTTCCTCGCCGACGGCCTCATCACCGACCGGCTCCCGCGCAGCTCCGCCGCCACGATCGCCTCCCGCATGACGGCCCTGACCGCGCGAGCGTCCGCCGTGTCCGCCGCGCCTGCTGCCCCGTCCACCGCTCCCCGGTACGCAGGAGCAGCCGCCTGA
- a CDS encoding DUF6959 family protein, translating to MERVEAELFTYGGNDAVVRLQGRKFPGVLIQGDTLSSLQGDVAELIELCTAGDLEEAKYVAGLIHADLREKLKRYTEALEAHGISRPF from the coding sequence GTGGAACGAGTAGAGGCTGAGCTGTTCACCTACGGCGGGAACGACGCCGTGGTGCGCCTCCAGGGCCGCAAGTTTCCTGGTGTCCTGATCCAAGGGGACACCCTCAGCAGCCTCCAAGGGGATGTGGCCGAGCTGATCGAGTTGTGTACCGCGGGCGACCTGGAAGAGGCCAAGTACGTGGCGGGCCTCATCCATGCCGACCTGCGGGAGAAGCTCAAGCGCTACACCGAAGCGCTGGAGGCCCACGGGATCTCCCGCCCTTTCTGA
- a CDS encoding endonuclease domain-containing protein, with protein MYGLTLEQVRMVRTVGACMICSSTVSGFESGIFAVDHCHDSQIVRGILCQACNFLLGNARDNVEILLSAIKYLLKDHAAEPWNQGRSRAEVVAHRKEQRLSARLERAESDLEMAERRIRELESVLSEVAEDTAVAARRRARDADAVERFVSEFIAPAARSSRVAASAIRTTWADWTGGAVCPVRSLHDALHKVGGVERRSSTGKYWVGIALRSIPSGRAEN; from the coding sequence ATGTACGGGCTTACCTTGGAGCAGGTCCGCATGGTTCGCACGGTGGGTGCCTGCATGATCTGCTCATCGACAGTATCCGGATTCGAGTCCGGCATATTTGCCGTAGATCATTGTCATGACAGTCAAATCGTCCGCGGCATCCTCTGTCAAGCCTGCAATTTTCTTCTGGGCAACGCTCGCGATAATGTCGAAATTCTCTTGAGCGCTATAAAATACCTACTCAAAGACCATGCGGCTGAGCCATGGAATCAAGGTAGGAGTCGAGCCGAAGTGGTCGCTCACCGAAAAGAGCAGCGGCTCTCGGCTCGACTCGAACGCGCCGAGAGTGATCTAGAGATGGCTGAGCGGCGTATCAGGGAACTCGAATCCGTCTTGTCGGAGGTAGCTGAAGACACGGCAGTGGCTGCACGTCGTCGAGCCAGGGATGCCGATGCGGTCGAGAGATTCGTCAGCGAGTTCATTGCGCCTGCTGCCCGCAGTTCGCGCGTCGCGGCCAGCGCCATACGCACCACTTGGGCTGACTGGACGGGAGGCGCAGTATGCCCAGTTCGGAGCCTTCACGATGCTCTCCATAAGGTGGGAGGCGTCGAGCGCCGATCCTCGACCGGTAAGTACTGGGTCGGAATAGCCCTTCGGTCAATCCCATCGGGTCGTGCGGAGAACTAG
- a CDS encoding ABC transporter permease encodes MSLRPRANGLARAVLRFRPAAFAGTFVALFLAVAIVSACGILLETGARANTPPTRYAAAPVVVAADQQARMRMGRGDGAYEVSAPLPDRARVDAALLERLAPLGRAVPDVVFPVRDGAGGTLDASGWGSTAFSPAELRAGSPPAGPGEVVLGGAGGPDRVTLDTPAGPREFRVVGRADRPGAWFADTEARTLSGHPDALDAIVLFGADAARARAAVDGRAQVLTGDARALDARLAGAQEVLTGLGGSFGGIATLVAVFTAAGTVALSVGQRSREFALLRAVGATPRQIRRTVATEALLVAPVAGALGCLPGIALAAWWFGQLKAKGAVPAGIDLVVSWIPLVSAVGLALAAALVAGWAASRRPARIRPGLALASAAVERLRPGWIRTPLGLAALAGGTACATLAATSSGPDAANAALGVVMLFMLAVALLGPLIARACTAVFGLPLRAGGAPGELAAANSRTHARRLASAITPIVLAMAFSSTLVFLHTSEDRAVRQQQEAGLLADHIVSLGGSDPHGDTDGTAVHGTAVDRAAVDRAVAAGAVALTRTSVLTVVGSGGDRTFHTASAQGVTGDLTKVQDLGVRSGDLARLAPGTVAIDRTLAEATHTGTGDRVDLRLPDGTRAAPEIVAVYTRGLGLGEVTLPAADLAGHTTAGRPTELLFRGPAPEGLGPVLSAAAWTSEQSVDRQLNAWANTTMAAVLGGFAAVAAANTLVMTVLDRRRELHMLRLIGSTRRQILRMLSWEALLVSGTGIGLGSAIALATLTPLTKAMTGTGPYVPPLVYGSFVAAAIALTLAATTLPARRALRLSRT; translated from the coding sequence ATGTCGCTCCGCCCCCGTGCCAACGGCCTGGCCCGCGCCGTGCTCCGGTTCCGGCCCGCCGCCTTCGCCGGCACCTTCGTCGCCCTGTTCCTGGCCGTCGCCATCGTCTCCGCCTGCGGGATCCTGCTGGAGACCGGGGCCCGCGCGAACACCCCGCCGACGCGGTACGCCGCAGCTCCCGTCGTCGTCGCCGCCGATCAGCAGGCCCGCATGCGGATGGGCCGCGGCGACGGCGCCTACGAGGTCTCCGCGCCGCTCCCGGACCGGGCCAGGGTGGACGCCGCGCTGCTGGAGCGACTGGCCCCGCTGGGGCGGGCGGTGCCGGACGTGGTGTTCCCCGTACGGGACGGAGCGGGCGGCACGCTCGACGCCTCCGGCTGGGGCTCCACCGCCTTCAGCCCGGCGGAGCTCCGCGCGGGCAGCCCCCCGGCCGGCCCGGGCGAAGTCGTCCTGGGCGGGGCCGGCGGCCCCGACCGGGTCACGCTCGACACCCCCGCCGGGCCGCGGGAGTTCCGCGTGGTGGGGCGCGCGGACCGGCCCGGAGCCTGGTTCGCCGACACCGAGGCCCGCACCCTGTCGGGACACCCCGACGCCCTCGACGCCATCGTGCTGTTCGGGGCCGACGCGGCGCGGGCCCGGGCCGCCGTCGACGGCCGCGCCCAGGTACTGACCGGTGACGCCCGCGCCCTGGACGCACGGCTCGCGGGGGCCCAGGAGGTCCTGACCGGCCTCGGCGGCTCCTTCGGCGGGATCGCCACGCTCGTCGCCGTCTTCACCGCAGCCGGCACCGTCGCCCTCTCCGTCGGGCAGCGCTCCCGCGAGTTCGCCCTGCTGCGCGCCGTCGGAGCCACCCCGCGCCAGATCCGCCGTACGGTCGCCACCGAAGCCCTGCTCGTCGCGCCGGTCGCGGGCGCGCTGGGCTGCCTACCCGGCATCGCGCTCGCGGCCTGGTGGTTCGGGCAGCTCAAGGCGAAGGGCGCCGTTCCGGCCGGGATCGACCTCGTCGTCTCCTGGATCCCCCTGGTCAGCGCGGTCGGTCTCGCACTGGCCGCCGCCCTGGTCGCCGGCTGGGCCGCATCCCGCCGTCCCGCCCGCATCCGGCCCGGCCTGGCCCTCGCCTCGGCCGCCGTGGAACGGCTGCGACCCGGGTGGATCCGTACCCCGCTCGGCCTCGCCGCCCTGGCCGGCGGAACGGCCTGCGCGACCCTGGCTGCCACCAGCAGCGGCCCGGACGCCGCCAACGCCGCCCTCGGCGTCGTCATGCTCTTCATGCTCGCCGTCGCCCTGCTCGGCCCCCTGATCGCCCGCGCCTGCACCGCCGTCTTCGGGCTCCCGCTGCGCGCGGGCGGCGCACCCGGCGAGCTGGCCGCCGCCAACTCCCGTACGCACGCCCGCCGTCTCGCGTCCGCCATCACCCCGATCGTGCTCGCCATGGCCTTCTCCTCCACCCTGGTCTTCCTCCACACCAGCGAGGACCGGGCCGTACGGCAGCAGCAGGAGGCCGGACTGCTGGCCGACCACATCGTGTCCCTCGGCGGGTCCGACCCGCACGGCGACACGGACGGGACGGCCGTCCACGGCACGGCCGTCGACCGCGCGGCCGTCGACCGGGCGGTCGCGGCCGGGGCCGTCGCCCTCACCCGTACCTCCGTCCTCACCGTCGTCGGCTCCGGCGGCGACCGGACCTTCCACACCGCCTCCGCGCAGGGCGTCACCGGGGACCTGACCAAGGTCCAGGACCTGGGCGTCCGTTCGGGGGACCTCGCCCGGCTCGCCCCCGGCACGGTCGCCATCGACCGCACCCTGGCCGAGGCCACCCACACCGGGACCGGCGACCGCGTCGACCTGCGCCTGCCCGACGGAACCCGTGCCGCCCCCGAGATCGTGGCCGTCTACACCCGCGGCCTCGGCCTCGGCGAGGTCACCCTCCCCGCCGCCGACCTGGCCGGCCACACCACCGCCGGCCGCCCCACGGAACTCCTGTTCCGCGGCCCGGCCCCCGAAGGCCTCGGCCCGGTGCTGTCGGCCGCCGCCTGGACTTCCGAGCAGAGCGTGGACCGGCAGCTCAACGCCTGGGCCAACACCACCATGGCCGCCGTCCTCGGCGGCTTCGCGGCCGTCGCCGCCGCCAACACCCTGGTCATGACCGTCCTGGACCGCCGCCGCGAACTCCACATGCTCCGCCTGATCGGCTCCACCCGCCGCCAGATCCTGCGGATGCTCTCCTGGGAAGCCCTCCTGGTCAGTGGCACGGGCATCGGCCTCGGCTCGGCGATAGCCCTGGCCACGCTGACCCCCCTGACGAAGGCGATGACGGGCACCGGCCCGTACGTCCCGCCCCTCGTCTACGGCTCCTTCGTGGCGGCCGCCATCGCCCTGACCCTGGCGGCCACGACCCTCCCGGCCCGCCGCGCCCTGCGCCTCAGCCGAACCTGA
- a CDS encoding GntR family transcriptional regulator: MTQPAPSRRHAIAEDLRNQISKGHLKAGERLPSEARLAAHYEVSTPTLRSALALLQGEGLVEKIHGSGNFVRHPLRRTTYIGGGHTPSAPTQAEEALHTTVRATNLRAHGHLTVLLKVSPRSPLTEFLCLSHEGKTPHSLARIYVPRDLAPTSVPEGLLTARVPDQRPPLSVVQETVSTRLPTPVEATTLRISPTLAILSITRVASDTTGRVVEAALLTLPGDRADAVFTTHHTTEDRRAER; this comes from the coding sequence GTGACCCAACCCGCCCCGTCCCGCCGCCACGCCATCGCCGAGGACCTCCGTAACCAGATCTCGAAGGGTCACTTGAAGGCCGGCGAACGCCTCCCCTCTGAAGCCCGCCTGGCCGCCCACTACGAGGTCAGCACACCCACGCTCCGGAGCGCCCTCGCGCTCCTCCAGGGCGAAGGCCTAGTAGAGAAGATCCACGGCAGCGGCAACTTCGTCCGCCACCCACTCCGCAGGACCACGTACATCGGCGGCGGACACACGCCGAGCGCACCGACCCAGGCCGAGGAGGCTCTCCACACCACAGTCCGCGCCACCAACCTCCGAGCGCACGGCCATCTGACCGTCCTCCTCAAGGTCTCGCCCCGCAGCCCGTTGACTGAGTTCCTCTGCCTTAGCCACGAGGGGAAGACACCGCACAGCCTTGCCCGCATCTACGTCCCCCGAGACCTGGCGCCGACCAGCGTCCCGGAAGGACTGCTCACCGCACGAGTGCCAGACCAGCGCCCACCACTGTCCGTGGTCCAGGAAACGGTCAGCACCCGCCTCCCAACTCCAGTCGAAGCGACAACCCTTCGCATCAGCCCGACCCTGGCCATCCTCTCGATCACACGCGTGGCAAGCGACACGACCGGCCGCGTGGTCGAGGCGGCCCTCCTGACCCTCCCAGGCGACCGCGCCGATGCCGTCTTCACCACGCACCACACGACCGAAGACAGGAGGGCGGAACGATGA
- a CDS encoding pyridoxal phosphate-dependent decarboxylase family protein: MDRTLAADLSRLPELLDATRDAAAATLATLDTRPVVPLRAPADPTQPTQPTQPTQPTHPTHPTQPTPTPPLPEHGTGTKAALAAFAERWAPRLSASAGPRYLGFVTGGATPAALAGDWLTAAHDQNSNSALDGGGQDLERETITWLRELFHLSAAHTGTFVSGATMSNTTGLAIAREWLGERLGVSPAEDGAAALGPVRVLSGAPHSSIAKALSVLGLGRSSLVPVPTLPGREAVDPAALDRALADTPGRPAVVVANAGTVNTVDFDDLRAIAALRERHDFWLHTDAAFGAFAALSPAHAHLTDGLDASDSICVDLHKWLNVPYDSAVQFTRRRDLQARVFQNAATYLGPLSEEPDLVHLTPENSHRLRALAAWFTLRAYGREGHREIVERDIACARSLGESLTQDPHFTVLAPVRLNVVCFTLADAPTRARLTALREAAGPEVFVTPTTYAGTPALRAAFSNWRTTQADVRRIAQALHKAAKELG, translated from the coding sequence ATGGACCGCACCCTCGCCGCCGACCTGTCCCGCCTCCCCGAGCTCCTCGACGCCACCCGCGACGCCGCCGCCGCGACACTCGCAACGCTGGACACGCGTCCCGTCGTACCACTACGAGCCCCCGCGGACCCGACCCAGCCGACCCAGCCGACCCAGCCGACCCAGCCGACCCATCCGACCCATCCGACCCAGCCGACCCCGACCCCACCGCTCCCCGAACACGGCACCGGCACCAAGGCCGCCCTCGCAGCCTTCGCGGAGCGCTGGGCACCCCGCCTGTCGGCCTCCGCCGGCCCCCGCTACCTCGGCTTCGTCACCGGCGGCGCCACCCCCGCCGCCCTCGCGGGCGACTGGCTCACCGCGGCCCACGACCAGAACTCCAACTCCGCCCTGGACGGCGGAGGTCAGGACCTCGAACGCGAAACCATCACCTGGCTCCGCGAGCTGTTCCACCTCTCCGCCGCCCACACCGGCACCTTCGTCAGCGGCGCCACCATGTCCAACACCACCGGCCTCGCCATCGCCCGCGAATGGCTCGGCGAACGCCTCGGCGTCTCCCCGGCCGAGGACGGCGCCGCCGCCCTCGGCCCGGTCCGCGTCCTCTCCGGAGCCCCGCACTCCTCCATCGCGAAGGCGCTCTCCGTCCTCGGCCTCGGCCGCAGTTCCCTCGTCCCCGTCCCCACCCTGCCCGGCCGCGAGGCCGTCGACCCGGCCGCCCTGGACCGCGCCCTCGCCGACACGCCCGGCCGGCCCGCCGTGGTCGTCGCCAACGCCGGCACCGTCAACACTGTGGACTTCGACGACCTCCGCGCCATCGCCGCACTCCGCGAACGCCACGACTTCTGGCTGCACACGGACGCCGCCTTCGGCGCGTTCGCGGCGCTCTCGCCGGCCCACGCCCACCTCACCGACGGCCTCGACGCCTCCGACTCGATCTGCGTCGACCTGCACAAATGGCTCAACGTCCCCTATGACAGTGCCGTTCAGTTCACCCGCCGCCGCGATCTCCAGGCCCGCGTCTTCCAGAACGCCGCCACCTACCTCGGCCCGCTCTCAGAAGAACCCGACCTGGTCCACCTCACCCCGGAGAACTCCCACCGGCTGCGCGCCCTCGCCGCCTGGTTCACGCTGCGCGCCTACGGCCGCGAGGGCCACCGCGAGATCGTGGAACGGGACATCGCCTGCGCCCGCTCCCTCGGCGAATCCCTCACACAGGACCCGCACTTCACGGTCCTCGCCCCCGTCCGCCTGAACGTCGTCTGCTTCACCCTCGCCGACGCTCCCACCCGGGCCCGCCTGACAGCCCTGCGCGAAGCCGCCGGACCGGAGGTGTTCGTCACCCCCACGACCTACGCGGGAACCCCGGCCCTGCGCGCCGCGTTCTCCAACTGGCGCACCACACAAGCAGACGTACGCCGAATCGCGCAGGCCCTCCACAAGGCGGCGAAGGAGCTCGGATGA
- a CDS encoding Imm32 family immunity protein: MTSESRSAPVESTQVTAVTDGVAHVFTWEADARIEVRGLGGEVVIEANAPGLRTLAGHLLVLAGEGVPDGSHLHLEDSNGLEDGSLGLILERCDDE, translated from the coding sequence ATGACCTCTGAATCCCGCAGCGCCCCCGTTGAGAGCACCCAAGTCACGGCCGTGACCGATGGTGTCGCGCACGTCTTCACGTGGGAGGCGGACGCGCGGATTGAGGTGCGGGGCTTGGGGGGAGAGGTCGTGATCGAGGCGAATGCCCCGGGGCTCAGAACGCTTGCAGGGCATCTACTTGTACTTGCCGGGGAGGGTGTTCCCGATGGGAGCCACCTGCACCTCGAAGACAGCAACGGACTGGAGGACGGGTCCCTCGGGTTGATCCTGGAGCGCTGCGACGACGAGTGA